AGAGGGCAACGTTTTGCAGAATCTTATCGTTCATCACCTTTTAAGATGGTGATTTTTTGTTTAAAATGAATGGCTTCGTCAAATTCCTTGAGCATTTCCGGGCTTGGTTCCTTGTCCATCTTGCTGACGACGTAGATGGCGATGAGGGAGAAAATGAATCCCGGTACGATTTCGTACAGTCCCAGCCAGCCGAATTGCTTCCAAATGAGGACGGTCAGGCCGCCGACGATGATGCCGGCCAGAGCGCCGTTTTTCGTCATGCGCCGCCAGTACAGGGACAGGAGAATCGTCGGGCCGAAGGCTGCGCCGAAGCCTGCCCAGGCATAGGCGACCATGGTAAGGATATAGCTGTTTGGATTCAGGGCCAGGATGATGGCCAGGGCCGAGACGACGAGAACGGTGATGCGGCTGACGAGGATCAATTCCTTGTCGCTGGCGTTCTTACGGATAAAGGTATGGTAGAAGTCTTTGGAAATGGCCGACGCCGTGACGAGAAGCTGAGACGACGCCGTACTCATGATAGCCGCCAGTACGGCCGATAAAATCAAGCCGGTGACGAAGGGCGAGAAGAGCATCTGGCTCATGACCAGGAAAACCTTTTCCGTATCGGCGCCGGTCAGCGGGTCGATCAGCACGACCTTGCCGACGAGGCCGACGAGAACGGCCGCGGCCAGGGAAATGACGACCCAGGTCATAGCGATGTGTTTCGATTTCTTCAATTCATCGGGATTGCCGATAGCCATGAAGCGGACGAGGATGTGAGGCTGGCCGAAGTATCCTACGCCCCAGGCCAGGGAAGAAATGATGCCGATAATGCCGGCCGTGCTCGAGTCGGGCACCATATCCAGCAGCTGCGGCGCATCGGCAGCGATGCGGGTCATCGTTTCGACGGGGCCGCCGACGACGATCATGCCGACGAGAGGCACGAGGACGATAGCCAGGAACATCATGCAGCCTTGGATGAAGTCGGTCCAGCAGACGGCCATGAAGCCGCCCAGGAAGGTGTACACGACGACGACGCCGGCGCTGAGGAGCAGCGCTGAGAAGTAATCCATGCCGAAGACCGTTTCAAACAGCTTCCCGCCGGATACGAAGCCCGACGACGTATAAATCAGGAAGAAGATGAGGATAAATACGGCCGAAATGATGCGGATCAGGTTCTGGTCGTCGTGGAAGCGGTTTTTTAAGTAGTCCGGCATGGTCAGGCTGTTGTTGGCGATTTCCGTATAATTGCGCAGGCGCTGCGAAATATAATGCCAGTTTAAATAGGTGCCGATGGCGATGCCGATGGCGATCCACGACGCGGATACGCCCGTAGAGTAGGCCAGGCCCGGCACGCCCATGAGCATCCAGCCGCTCATGTCGGACGCTTCGGCGCTCATGGACGTAATCCACGGACCGAGGCTGCGGCCGCCGAGGATGTAGTCGCTCAGGTGCCGCTGGGAGCGTGAATAATATACGCCAATGAGCAGCATTGCCAGCAGGTAAATAGCAAATGCCGTAATTACGGACACATTAGATTCTAGCATGAAATAATTCCTCCCCCTGCTCAAACAGGCCGAACGGACGCATCGGCAGACCTGCTCGAGCGATTGTCTTGTAATAGCATTCTGTATATAAATAAAATAATGGTTTCATTGTACTGTACTTTTGCCCGGCAGGCAAGGGTTTTATCGTGATAAAGTGGAAAAAATTATTAAATGTATTTATAATAATAGAATCTAAATACATTTTTGATGAATTTTCCCATGCGGCGCGCCGCTGCCCGGCGAAACGCATGCCAATCACTGCATACAGAAGAATGGGAGACAGTTATGAATATACTGACGTTAGACAAGGTAAAAAAATCATACGGCCTGCGGGTTCTCTTCGACGACGTGACCTTCGCCGTCGACGGCGGGCAGAAATTGGGCCTCATCGGCTTAAACGGCGCCGGCAAGACGACGCTGCTGAAAATTATCGCCGGTCTGGCTGAAGCCGACAGCGGGGAAATCTGGAAAAATCAGAAGGCCCGCATTCATTTCCTGCCGCAGGAACCGCAGTTTTTGCCGGGCCGCACCGTACTGGAAAGCGTGCTGGACGGCGACCTGCCGGTCATGCAGCTCCTGCGCCGCTATGAAGAAGCGGTCCAGCGCGGCGACGACGAGGGAGTCGTCAAGCTGACGGAAGAAATGGATGCGAGCCATGCCTGGGAGCTGGAGCAGCACGCCAAGGTCATTTTGCAGAAACTGGGCATTGACGACCTGACGCAGCGCGTCGACGAGTTATCCGGCGGCCAGCGCAAGCGGCTGGGGCTGGCCCGAGCCCTGATCATGCCCTGCGATCTTCTCATCATGGACGAACCGACGAACCATTTAGACGACAAGACGATCCTGTGGCTGGAAGCGTATCTTCGGGACAGTAAAGCGGCCCTCATCGTCAGCACTCATGACCGGTATTTTCTCGATACGGTCGTCGACTCCATGATTGAACTCGACAGGGGCCATGTGTATACGTATGAAGGAAACTATGCGGCTTATTTGGAGCTGCGGCAGGCCCGGCTGGAACAGGAAGAAGCGTCGGCAGAAAAGCGGCGCAACCTCATACGGCGCGAGACGGCCTGGATTCGCCGGGGCGCTCAGGCTCGCTCGACGAAGCAGAAGGCCCGCCGCGACCGGTACGAGCAGCTCTGCGCCATTGAAGACGGCAAGCCTGTGGAAAACGTGGAAATCTTCGATACGTCCGTACGGCTCGGCAAGACCATATTGGATATTGACGACGTGGCCTTTGCCTATCCGGGGCAGGAGGCGTTGTTCAGCGGCGTGACGTATCACGTCGTCAAGCACGACCGCATCGGCATCATCGGCGAAAACGGCGTAGGGAAGTCAACGATGCTGAAAGTGCTGTCCGGTGAGCTGCAGCCTACGGCGGGAACACTGACTATCGGCCAGACCGTCCGCTTCGGTTTCTTTACGCAGCAGCTGCCGGAGTTCGACGAGTCCATGCGGGTCATCGACTACATCCAGGAGCGCGGCCATTTCGTGACCAACCAGTTTGGCCAGCGCATATCGGCGACGCGCCTGCTGGAGCAATTTCTCTTTTCCGACGAGATGCAGTATACCTATATTTATAAACTAAGCGGCGGCGAGCGGCGGCGGCTCTATTTGCTCAGGCTGCTCATGGAGCAGCCTAACGTCCTTTTGCTGGACGAACCGACCAATGATTTGGATATACCGACGCTTACTGTATTGGAACGGTA
This region of Megasphaera stantonii genomic DNA includes:
- the putP gene encoding sodium/proline symporter PutP, producing MLESNVSVITAFAIYLLAMLLIGVYYSRSQRHLSDYILGGRSLGPWITSMSAEASDMSGWMLMGVPGLAYSTGVSASWIAIGIAIGTYLNWHYISQRLRNYTEIANNSLTMPDYLKNRFHDDQNLIRIISAVFILIFFLIYTSSGFVSGGKLFETVFGMDYFSALLLSAGVVVVYTFLGGFMAVCWTDFIQGCMMFLAIVLVPLVGMIVVGGPVETMTRIAADAPQLLDMVPDSSTAGIIGIISSLAWGVGYFGQPHILVRFMAIGNPDELKKSKHIAMTWVVISLAAAVLVGLVGKVVLIDPLTGADTEKVFLVMSQMLFSPFVTGLILSAVLAAIMSTASSQLLVTASAISKDFYHTFIRKNASDKELILVSRITVLVVSALAIILALNPNSYILTMVAYAWAGFGAAFGPTILLSLYWRRMTKNGALAGIIVGGLTVLIWKQFGWLGLYEIVPGFIFSLIAIYVVSKMDKEPSPEMLKEFDEAIHFKQKITILKGDER
- a CDS encoding ABC-F family ATP-binding cassette domain-containing protein → MNILTLDKVKKSYGLRVLFDDVTFAVDGGQKLGLIGLNGAGKTTLLKIIAGLAEADSGEIWKNQKARIHFLPQEPQFLPGRTVLESVLDGDLPVMQLLRRYEEAVQRGDDEGVVKLTEEMDASHAWELEQHAKVILQKLGIDDLTQRVDELSGGQRKRLGLARALIMPCDLLIMDEPTNHLDDKTILWLEAYLRDSKAALIVSTHDRYFLDTVVDSMIELDRGHVYTYEGNYAAYLELRQARLEQEEASAEKRRNLIRRETAWIRRGAQARSTKQKARRDRYEQLCAIEDGKPVENVEIFDTSVRLGKTILDIDDVAFAYPGQEALFSGVTYHVVKHDRIGIIGENGVGKSTMLKVLSGELQPTAGTLTIGQTVRFGFFTQQLPEFDESMRVIDYIQERGHFVTNQFGQRISATRLLEQFLFSDEMQYTYIYKLSGGERRRLYLLRLLMEQPNVLLLDEPTNDLDIPTLTVLERYLDTYQGVVLVVSHDRYFLDRVADKLFIIENGTWKRYYGDYSDYLAETLAVRSEKDDVKKSPAAAQSKGEAAPVARKVGLTARQEEELRRILEELPQYEGLLKGINAAIAAAGSDYEQVESLLKEQQETQRKVDELTERWCEMEDLKAE